In bacterium, the DNA window GTACAGGCATGTTTCAAAAATACATCAATAGAATTGAATATTTCTTTGTGAAATACCTGATAACGGTGATTTTGCCTGGAAAGCCGATTCAGATTTGACATAGAGAAATTCAGTTCGCCTATCGCATCCAATGTAAGCTGACTCTGATTGATAATCTCACCAAGGTAAAAATCGAAATCTTCCGTATTCATGTGATTACCCTCTCCTTTCTCTCATAGCGTTCCCTGGATTACCTCTGAATTTTTTGTTTACAAGAATTTATGAGTTGCTTCCGAAATTAAGCCACGTTGGTCTTCTAAGGACCAGCTTAGTTCCGATTTCCATTAAATCAGAGATAAAACTCGTCCTTCTTTCTTCAAGCGCTGTGGAATGATGAAGGCGGGTGATTATGAGGTCATCATTGAGAACTGACAAAGGACTTGCCACACAAATTTTTTTGCAAACCGGACATTGAAAATGCATATGTCCGGAGAGAGGTTCATGGCCGAGATACTTGAAAAGAGAGGGTAACGGAATACCTTCGTTTAGCCCCCTTATTTCAATTTTACCAAGAATACCGCAGTGAGCACATCGAATTTCCCTTGTCGCCATAACAACCTCCCTGAACAGGTGGATATGCATTTGGTTATGAAATAAATTCCAGCCATTGCCCTTTTGTCACATCAATTCACGTGACATTCTGTTGTCAAAATAACCGAGTTGATTGAAAAAACTATTTTTAATAATAGTTGATTTGGGGCAGATGGGCAATACGAGATATATTCCAGTATAATATCAGCATAATGCTGATATTATACTGAGGGGAAATATGGGGACACTTCCCATATTATCCGATGCGTCAAAGTATGAAATCTTTCCTATCGGCCTAAGGTTATTTCACTCAACTTTCGCAGGGCTAATAATGATGTAACATATTGTAATAATTAATAGTATAGCGTCACAAAGTGTGCTATATAGGTTTTGCTTCCGAACAAAACACATAAACACAAAAGGTGACGCTATGCCCCACACTGTATCAGACATCGCTTCCTGTGAAAACCAGATTCATCAGTTCTTTCATAATCAGAGAATCGGGCACCTGTTGAAGTGCAGCAACCTTCGTCATCAGAAAGGCATTTCTCCGGTTCTTGTGTTCCGTCTTTTGTTTACCCTGGTTTTCACCGGCAAGAACCTGTTTCGGACCCTGGAAATGGCGGGGGAAACTTGCGACATGGGCAAGGACACGGTCTACCGGTTCCTCAATTCGGTCCACACCAATTGGCGCAGATTTCTTCTTCTGATCAGCTCACGAGTAATCAGCCGGGAACTTGAGCCATTGACCGATGTTACCAACATGAAAGTGCTGATCGCCGATGACACGCTTTACCGCCGGAATCGGAGCAAACATGTGGAGTTGCTTGCACGGGTATTCGACCATACCGATCGGCGATATTACCGTGGATTCAGGATGCTCACCCTGGGGTGGTCGGACGGCATCAGTTTTCTGCCTGTTTGCTGTGCCCTGTTGTCCTCCAATAAGAAGGAAAACCGCCTGGTTCCTTTGCGCACGGACCTTGACCGCCGCACCAACGGGGCAAAACGTCGCCGGGAAAGCACCTGCAAGGCAACGGATGTGCT includes these proteins:
- a CDS encoding transposase, which encodes MPHTVSDIASCENQIHQFFHNQRIGHLLKCSNLRHQKGISPVLVFRLLFTLVFTGKNLFRTLEMAGETCDMGKDTVYRFLNSVHTNWRRFLLLISSRVISRELEPLTDVTNMKVLIADDTLYRRNRSKHVELLARVFDHTDRRYYRGFRMLTLGWSDGISFLPVCCALLSSNKKENRLVPLRTDLDRRTNGAKRRRESTCKATDVL